ACGGGGTAGAAGATCATGTGCATTGTCTCTTCCGGTTAAAAACCACTGTTTCGTTATCGGAAGTAATGAAAAGTGTAAAGGCCAAATCATCGAAATGGATTAACGAAAGTGGATTTCTGGACGAAAGATTCGAATGGCAGCGGGGTTTTGGCGGTTTCAGTTATCACCCTTCTATGGTAAAGAAGGTTTATCATTATATCGAGCATCAGGAAGAACATCACAAAAGTGAAATTTTCAAGACGGAATACCAAAAAACGCTGGCAGAGTTTAATGTGGAATATGATGAAAATTATTGGTTTGAAGATTTGATTTAAATTTGAAATCCGCTGACTGACTGATTATTTAATGATTACTTTTTGGGAGTAAATTCTCAGTCCTTCCGACGAAACCGTTACAAAATATACGCCCGGTTTTAGAGGTGAAATATCAATGCTTTGATCATCATTCACTTTCCTTTCCAGAACTTTTCTGCCTTCAGCATTGTTGAATTCCGCTGTATTGTTTTTGGTTTTAAGACCATTTATAAAAATCTTTCCAGACGCTGGATTCGGATAGATTTTAAAACTGTTTAAGGTGTTGTCATCTAATGCCAGCGTGGTAGTTGACATCCGGAAGATCTTACCGTTGTTTACAGCTGCCACATACAGTTCTTTAGACGAATCCTCACCAAAGGTGGCGAAATTATTCCCGGAAAAAGCAGCACTCCAGACAATGGAACCGTCCGTATTCATTATTCCGATTTGGGTAGAGCAGTAGTCTGCGAAAATATATTTACCGTATAACGCCGGATAAAGGCTGCCGCGGTAAACGTAGCCGCCGGTAATCGAACATTTACCGCCACTGTGGTTATAAGTGGCAACAGGAAAAGTCATGGTATTCTGGGGAGCACAACCTGTGGTGTTATATGCAGTATTTCCTTCGTAGCATCGCCATCCGTAATTGATTCCGCCTTGTGTAATGGGCATTCTGTTGATTTCTTCAATCTGATTCTGTCCTACATCGGCAATCATAACGTTTCCTGCAGTAAGATCGAAGGAAAATTTCCAGGCATTCCTGAGACCGTAAGACCAGATTTCGTCAGCGCCATCAATTCCGACAAATGGATTATCGGGCGGAATGTTGTAAGGAGCAGTGGAATTCACATCGATTCTGAGCATTTTCCCCAGCAGTGAATTTTTGTTTTGTCCGTTGTTATTGGGATCTCCGCCACTTCCGCCGTCTCCGGTTGTAATCCAAAGCATTCCGTCGGGCGCGAAATGAATACTTCCGCCATTGTGATTGGTAAACGGTTTGGGAATGCTGATGAGGATTTTCTCTGAAGACGCGTCGGCCACGTTAGGATCGGAACTTACCGAATATCTCGCTACGGTGATATTGCCGGAAGTATTGTTATAAAAAACGTAAAAATAACCGTTGGTGGAATACTGAGGATGAAATGCCAGACCCAGAAGTCCGCGTTCGCCTCCGAAAGTTATTTTCGTGCTGATATTAAGAAAATTGACTGGAAGTATAGCTCCGCCTGGCTGAATGATCTTAATATAACCATCCTGTTGAACTGCGAAAATGCGCGAGTCGTTGGCATTCTTAATCTCTACAGGATTGCTTAATCCTGAAGCAAATTCCTGGAGTACGATATTCTGTGCGTAAAATACCGAAGAGGAAAATGTGGCTGCAATGAATAATAATTTTTTCATACTGTTGTGGTTTTTAAGGTGTTGTGAATTTACGATTTATTTTACAGATTTAATTTTTATTTGAAAAAACCACAATATAACCGTGGCTTTATCAATGTTTTGTTAGATTTTATTCCTAAAAAATTCAAACTAAATTCTTTTGTTAAAAAATTCTTAATTCTATTGGAAATCATTATATTTGCCGACTATAATTTTAATGTTGTAAACTATTAACAATGCAAGGAAAAGGACTTATTACGCTGGTTGCGGTGATTCTGGGACTTATTTGTCTTAATGAATTGTTACCAACCTGGTATGCAGGCAAAATTGAAAAACAAGCCACTGAACTCGCCGGAGACAACCCGGAAAAGTATCAGAAAGAAATGGCAAGACTTTCTAAAGACACCCTGAATCTCGGTTTTACCGAACTTTATTATTCCAAAGCGAAAGAAAAGGAAATGAAGTTAGGTTTGGATTTGAAAGGAGGGATTAACGTACTTTTAGAAATCAACCAGAGAGATTTGGTGAATAATTTAACCAATTATTCAACAAACCCAATTCTGATCGAGGCGCTTGACCGTACAGATCAAATGCAGAAAAACTCTACCAATCCTTATATCAAGGACTTCTTTACGCAGTTCGATCTGGTGAACAAGGAAAAGGGAGCCAACCTGAAACTTGCAGACGCTGAAATCTTCGGGAATACCAATCTTTCTGAGATTAAATTCAATACTCCCGATGATCAGGTTAAAAAAATTATAGAGAACAGAATTGAACTTTCTACCGGTACTGCTTACGAAGTAATCCGTACCCGTATCGATAAAATGGGGGTTACGCAGCCGAATGTGCAGCGTGTACCAAGAACAGGAAGAATTTCTGTGGAAATGCCTGGTGTTAAAGATATCGACCGTGTGAAGAAAATGCTTCAGACTTCTGCGAAACTTCAGTTTTGGGAAGTTCAGCAACTTCAGGAAGTTTATCCTTATCTGGAGCAGCTTAACGCAGTAATCGCAACCAAAGGCGATTCTATGGGAGTTGCCAAAAACACCAATCTGGTAAACCTTTTACAGCTGAACACTTTAAGATCTAATGGTGTTGCGAATGTAAAACTTTCAGATACTGCTGCTGTAAATAAAATCGTCAACAGTAAAATTGCTAAAGATTTAAGACCACAGAATATCAAATACACCCAGTTTATGTGGGGTTACAAGCCGGAAGCTGGTGACGAGAACAATTTGGTCCTTTATGCGGTACGCGGAAACATAAACCAAAAAGCTCCTGTAGACGGGGCCGTGGAATCTGCAAGAGTGAATTATGATGACCTCGGCAGAATCGTGGTAGATATGCAGATGGACAGCAAAGGTTCTAAAGACTGGAAAACCCTGACAGGTAAAAACGTAAATAAACCTGTTGCAGTAACTCTGGATAACGTAGTTTATACCGCGCCGAATGTTGTGAACGAAATCCCTAACGGTAGAACACAGATCTCCGGAAGTTTCTCTCAGGAGGAAGCTCAGGATCTGGTAAATGTTCTTGGAGCCGGTAAACTTCCTGCAGGTGCAAAAATTGTACAGGCAGAAGTAGTAGGACCCTCTTTGGGAGCAGAATCGGTAGATGCGGGAATGTATTCCTTCATTATCGCATTCGTGATCATCATTCTGTATATGCTTTTCTATTATGGCGGTGCAGGTATTTACGCAGTAATTGCAATTACTTTCAACTTATTCTATCTGATGGGCATCATGGATTCAGTAGATGCTACGCTTACTCTTCCGGGTATCGCAGGTATCGTACTCTCTATGGCCATGTCGATTGATGCGAATGTAATCGTATATGAACGTACAAAAGAAGAACTTTTCGCCGGCAAAAATATCCGTGAGGCTTATAACGAAGGTTTCAACTTCTCACTTTCGGCGATTATTGATGGTAACATTACCTCGCTTCTTACAGCTGTAGTGCTTTATATTTTCGGTACAGGCCCGATTCAGGGATTTGCGGTAACTTTAGGAATCGGTATTATCCTATCCATGTTTACCTGTGTACTTTTAACAAGGGTGCTTATTTTCAGCAGACTAGAAAAAGGCAAAAATCTTTCTGTATGGACTAAATTCAGTAAGAATATCTTCAGAAATACCTGGTATGATTTTATTGGAAAAAGAAAATATGCTTATATTTTCTCTGGTATTGTAACGGTAATCTGTCTTGCTTCTATCTTTACCCAAGGCTTCAAGTATGGCGTTGATTTTAAAGGCGGAAGAAGCTATGTAGTGCGTTTCGATAAACCTGTGATTGCCAATGAGGCAGCCAACAGCCTTGAGAAACAGTTTATCAACAAAGAAGGCCAGGCGAATGCTGTAGATGTAAAAACCTATGGAAGCGATAGCCAGCTGAAAATTACGACAGATTACAGAATTGAAGAAGAAAGTCTGGAAGCAGACCAGGATGTGGAAAGCAAATTATTTGCGGGATTGAAACCCTATCTTCCGGCCGATGCAAAGATTTCAGGATTTAAAGATTCGGGAACCAACAATTACGGGATTGTAAGTTCAGTAAAAGTAGGTCCTACTGTTGCTGATGATATTAAATCCGGAGGTGTAATAGCATTGATCATCGCACTTGCAGGAATCTTCCTTTATATCCTATTCCGTTTCAAGAGATGGCAGTTTTCTACCGGTGCAATTGCATCTCTTGTGCATGACTCAATTGTTATTCTGGGCGCATACTCACTATTAAAGAACGTAATGCCTTTCAATATGGAGATCAATCAGGATTTCATCGCGGCGATTCTTACGGTATTGGGTTACTCGATTAACGATACGGTAATTATTTTCGACAGAATCCGTGAGTATTTAAGCGAGAAAAAAGCTTTAACTCTTGAAGGATTATTTAATGATTCCATTTCGAGTACACTGGGAAGAACCTTTAATACCGCATTCATGACCTTCCTTGTTATTCTGGCAATCTTCGTCTTTGGTGGAGAAAACCTGAGAGGATTTATGTTTGCCCTCTTGATCGGAGTAGGTTTCGGTACCTATTCAACGTGGTTTATCGCTTCGGCAGTATCTTATGACTTGCTTAAGAAGAAAGGAGTTGAAGGATCAGCCAAAGGTTTGGTATCCAATAAAGTGGAAAAACCTAAGAACAGAGATTAACAGTATTTTTAAAAAATGAAGTGCCCTTTGAAAAAAGGGCACTTTTTTTGGCTCAGTTTTAAAAGTTGTTTTTACAACTACTATCTTTGCACTCTCTTATGAAAAAAAATCAGAAGTCCGCAGCCATTGGATTCATCTTTATTACCTTACTCATCGATATTACCGGGTGGGGAATTGTAATACCTGTAGTACCAAAGCTGATCCAGGAACTTATTCATAATCCGGATCTCAGTGTTGCTTCCCAATATGGCGGCTGGCTGAGTTTTGCCTATGCCGGGATGCAGTTTATTTTTGCTTCTGTCTTAGGAGGTTTAAGTGACAAATACGGAAGACGGCCGATTATCCTTTTTTCCTTATTGGGATTTTCGCTTAATTTCATGATTCAGGCATTGGCGCCAACAATTTTCTGGCTGTTTGTCGGGAGACTGTTTTCCGGAATTACCGGAGCAAGTATTACGACTGCAAGTGCTTATATCGCTGATATTTCCACCGATGAAGACCGTGCAAAGAATTTTGGAATGATTGGCGCTGCTTTTGGCTTGGGCTTTATTATTGGTCCCGTGATTGGTGGGGTTTTGGGGCAATTCGGAGCGAGGATTCCGTTTTATGCCGCTTCAGTCCTGTGTCTTGTCAATTTCCTTTACGGCTGGTTTATTCTCCCCGAAAGTCTTGATAAAGAGCACCGGCGACCTTTCAACTGGCGGCGGGCAAATCCCGTGGGATCGTTAATGCAACTCAGGAAATATCCTAAAATACTCGGGCTTATAGCCGCGTTGGTTTTTGTGTACATTGCAGGTCACGCCGTACAGACCAACTGGACTTTTTTTACGATGTATAAATTCAACTGGACTGAAACTTTAGTCGGCATATCTCTTGGTGTTTCCGGATTTATGGCAGCCTTGGTTCAGGGTTATCTCATCAGGTTTATTCAGCCTAAAATCGGGAACGAAAAAAGCATTTTCTACGGGCTTTCTCTTTATGCCATTGGAATGATTCTCTTTGCCTTCGCCAGCGAAAGCTGGATGATGTTTGCATTTCTGATTCCCTACGGTTTAGGCGGGATTGCCGGTCCTGCACTGCAGTCGGTAATTTCTGCTGAAGTTCCTAAAAGTGAGCAGGGGGAATTGCAGGGCGCACTGGCGAGTCTGGTGAGTCTTACTGCGATTATCGGTCCGCCGCTTATGACCAATATTTTTTATTATTTCACCCATGATTCTGCGCCATTTATTTTTCCGGGAGCACCATTTTTTCTTGGATTTTTATTAATGGCAATCAGTGCGGTGATTGTATATTTTGTTTTTCGCGAGAAAAGAGTCCGTTAGGATAAGTCTTTTTGATTAAATATTTAAAATGAAAATCAGTTTCATAAACTTTCGTAATTTTACGCCATGGAATTAAGTATAGGAGAAATGCTTTTGATTGCTGTGGCAATCGTTGTTTTATTCGGTCCTGATAAATTGCCGCAGATTGCTCGGGATTTAGGGCAGGGTGTACGCAAGATGCGAGGCGCGATGGAGGATGTGAAATCTGAAATCCTGAAAGAAACCGATAATCCTGTATCCGAAATAAAAAGAGAAATCGACAAAGTAAAGCAGGCTGCCAAAGATTATAATCCTTTAAGCGATATTGAAAATAAAGAAGCGTTGGCAAAACGGGATATACCAAAAGTTAATCTCGCGGATAATGATGAACACGAAGGACCGGTAAGCCGCTGATATGTACGAACTCATCCAGGAAGACAGACAGGCATTTCTCTATCTCAATAATTTGGGGAGTCAACCTTTTGATCAGTTTTGGATCATGGTGTCCGCAACTTGGATCTGGGTACCGCTATATGTAATCTTTCTTTATTTACTTTACAAAGAATATAAACTAAGAAATTTAGTTTTTATATTGATTTTTATCGCGCTGGGCGTTACCGTGTCCGATCAGCTCGCCGGGATTTTCAAAACCGGAATCGCCAGATTCAGACCCTGTCACGATCCGTCTCTTGAAGGTTTGGTGAGAGAGGTGAAATGCGGCGGACAGTTCGGTTTTTATTCCAGTCATGCATCCAATACCTTTTTTATTGCCACACTCATGAGCATCTTACTGCGTAAAACCCGCAGGATTCTACCTTATTTACTTTTCTTTTGGGCAGCAATGGTTTCTTACAGCCGTATTTATTTGGGCGTACATTTTCCGATGGATCTTGTAATGGGCGCATTAATGGGCTTTTTCCTGGGCGGATTTTTTGCGACACTTTCATTAAAGGTCATTTATAAAAGGGAAAGATCTAAAATCTAACCTTTATAACCTTTATTCCAACACTTTGCTTATCACTCTTTTGACGCTCGCTTCGCTCGCGCCTAAACTTCAGTCTTTCATCTTCACGCTTACCATCAAAAATATTATCTTTGCTTTATGTCACACAACAACGATAAAAGACTTTTCCTCATCGATGCTTATGCGATGATTTTCCGTGGGTATTATGCATTAATACGCAGTCCGCGGATGACAAGTGACGGAAAAGATACCTCTGCAATATTCGGATTTACCAATTCTTTAATCGAGCTTATCCGCCGGGAAAGACCGACGCATTTGGCGGTAGTTTTCGATGTCGGTCAGGCGAGTGTCCGTACTGTAGATTTCGCTGAATATAAGGCGAACAGAAGCGAAACTCCGGAAGCCATAAAAATTGCCATTCCTTATATTCACAGGATCCTGGAAGCGATGCATGTTCCGATTTTGGGGGTTGAAGGTTACGAGGCTGATGACGTCATAGGAACAATTGCCTGTAAAGCAGAAAAAGAAGGGTATACCACCTTTATGGTGACACCGGATAAGGATTTTGCGCAGTTGGTAACCGATAAAATTAAAATCTACAAACCCGGTCTAAAAGGTGCGGAGTTTGAAATTTTGGGCGTTGAGGAAGTAAAGGCAAAATACGAAATTGAAGATCCCAAACAGGTGATTGATTACCTTGCAATGATGGGTGATTCCGTGGATAATATTCCCGGCCTGGACGGTGTTGGAGAGAAGACAGCCAAGAAATTTCTGAAAGAATACGGAAGTATTGAAAACCTGCTCGCCAATACCCATGAAATTAAAGGCAAACTACGCGAGAAAGTGGAAGCCAGTGCTGAACGCGGAATTTTATCTAAAAAATTAGCGACGATTATCTGTGATTCACCCATTGAGTTCCATCAGGAACAGTATGACCTTGAAACTCCGGATTTTGAAAAAGTAAGAATTGTTTTTGAGGAAATTGAATTCCGCAGACTCTACGAAAACCTGTACCGTGCTTTTGCACCGGCAATTCCCGCAGCTCCGGGCATAATTTCCGATGAAAAGGCGGAACCAGCTGTCCCGTTAGGGAATCTGGGAGCCGCGGCCAGACAGCTAGACCTGTTTGCGAGTTATGAAGATCTGGATCAGGCTACCACGACCAAGTCGAATATCGTAGAGAACGATCATCTTTACCAGTATATCGATTCTCCCAAAGCGCAGAAAATATTGGTTCAGAATCTACTCACACAGCAGGCTGTCAGTTTTGATACAGAAACGACCACACTGAACGAAATGGATGCCGAATTGATTGGGATGAGTTTCTCCTATAAAAAAGGGTTGGCGTACTATATTCCGCTTTCCGAAAATAGGGAAGAAGTTTTGTCAACACTTGAAATCTTCCGGCCGTTTTTTGAGAAGAAGGAAATTCTTAAAATTGCCCATAATTTAAAATTCGATTATAAAGTTCTGAAACAGTACGGAATACAAATCGAAGGAGCTGTTTTTGATACCATGATCGCTCATTATCTCCTGAATCCTGACGGAAGACACGGCATGGATTATTTGGCGGAAATGTACCTGCATTACAAACCTGTTTCCATCGAAACTTTAGTAGGGAAAGGAAAAAATCAGGGAACCCTGCGTTCAGTTTCTTTGGAAGAGCAGACCAATTATGTCGCCGAAGATGCTGATATTACCCTGCAGCTCTATCATATTTTCGGGCCGCAGCTTGAAAAAGAAAATCTTCAGGATTTATTCTATAAAGTAGAAATGCCGCTGATGAAAGTTCTTGCAAAAATGGAACTTGAAGGTGTGTCGCTTGATAGAAACTGGCTCGAACAGGAAAGTAAAGACCTGGAAAATGATCTGAGGGAACTCGAAAAAAATATTTTTGAACTGTCCGGCGAAGAATTTAATATGAATTCCCCGAAACAGCTTGGTGAAGTTTTATTTGAAAAAATGCAGCTTGATCCCAAAGCCAAGAAAACCAAAACCGGACAATATTCCACCTCCGAAGATGTTTTGCAGAAACTTTCAGGTAAGCACGAAATCATCAAACATATTCTCGAACACAGGACGTATCAGAAACTTAAATCCACTTATGTGGACGCACTGCCTTTACAGATCGATAAAGACGATCACCGCGTTCATACCAATTTTTCACAGACGACAGCAGCAACAGGACGTCTTGCTTCTGTGAATCCGAATCTTCAGAATATCCCGATCCGTACCTTGCGCGGACAGCAGATTCGGGGTGCTTTTGTAGCGGGAGA
The window above is part of the Kaistella faecalis genome. Proteins encoded here:
- the tnpA gene encoding IS200/IS605 family transposase, producing the protein MPNTYTQLYVQAVFAVKYRNALIKKSFQKELFAVIGNLINETGCATIIVNGVEDHVHCLFRLKTTVSLSEVMKSVKAKSSKWINESGFLDERFEWQRGFGGFSYHPSMVKKVYHYIEHQEEHHKSEIFKTEYQKTLAEFNVEYDENYWFEDLI
- a CDS encoding PQQ-dependent sugar dehydrogenase; amino-acid sequence: MKKLLFIAATFSSSVFYAQNIVLQEFASGLSNPVEIKNANDSRIFAVQQDGYIKIIQPGGAILPVNFLNISTKITFGGERGLLGLAFHPQYSTNGYFYVFYNNTSGNITVARYSVSSDPNVADASSEKILISIPKPFTNHNGGSIHFAPDGMLWITTGDGGSGGDPNNNGQNKNSLLGKMLRIDVNSTAPYNIPPDNPFVGIDGADEIWSYGLRNAWKFSFDLTAGNVMIADVGQNQIEEINRMPITQGGINYGWRCYEGNTAYNTTGCAPQNTMTFPVATYNHSGGKCSITGGYVYRGSLYPALYGKYIFADYCSTQIGIMNTDGSIVWSAAFSGNNFATFGEDSSKELYVAAVNNGKIFRMSTTTLALDDNTLNSFKIYPNPASGKIFINGLKTKNNTAEFNNAEGRKVLERKVNDDQSIDISPLKPGVYFVTVSSEGLRIYSQKVIIK
- the secD gene encoding protein translocase subunit SecD; this encodes MQGKGLITLVAVILGLICLNELLPTWYAGKIEKQATELAGDNPEKYQKEMARLSKDTLNLGFTELYYSKAKEKEMKLGLDLKGGINVLLEINQRDLVNNLTNYSTNPILIEALDRTDQMQKNSTNPYIKDFFTQFDLVNKEKGANLKLADAEIFGNTNLSEIKFNTPDDQVKKIIENRIELSTGTAYEVIRTRIDKMGVTQPNVQRVPRTGRISVEMPGVKDIDRVKKMLQTSAKLQFWEVQQLQEVYPYLEQLNAVIATKGDSMGVAKNTNLVNLLQLNTLRSNGVANVKLSDTAAVNKIVNSKIAKDLRPQNIKYTQFMWGYKPEAGDENNLVLYAVRGNINQKAPVDGAVESARVNYDDLGRIVVDMQMDSKGSKDWKTLTGKNVNKPVAVTLDNVVYTAPNVVNEIPNGRTQISGSFSQEEAQDLVNVLGAGKLPAGAKIVQAEVVGPSLGAESVDAGMYSFIIAFVIIILYMLFYYGGAGIYAVIAITFNLFYLMGIMDSVDATLTLPGIAGIVLSMAMSIDANVIVYERTKEELFAGKNIREAYNEGFNFSLSAIIDGNITSLLTAVVLYIFGTGPIQGFAVTLGIGIILSMFTCVLLTRVLIFSRLEKGKNLSVWTKFSKNIFRNTWYDFIGKRKYAYIFSGIVTVICLASIFTQGFKYGVDFKGGRSYVVRFDKPVIANEAANSLEKQFINKEGQANAVDVKTYGSDSQLKITTDYRIEEESLEADQDVESKLFAGLKPYLPADAKISGFKDSGTNNYGIVSSVKVGPTVADDIKSGGVIALIIALAGIFLYILFRFKRWQFSTGAIASLVHDSIVILGAYSLLKNVMPFNMEINQDFIAAILTVLGYSINDTVIIFDRIREYLSEKKALTLEGLFNDSISSTLGRTFNTAFMTFLVILAIFVFGGENLRGFMFALLIGVGFGTYSTWFIASAVSYDLLKKKGVEGSAKGLVSNKVEKPKNRD
- a CDS encoding TCR/Tet family MFS transporter yields the protein MKKNQKSAAIGFIFITLLIDITGWGIVIPVVPKLIQELIHNPDLSVASQYGGWLSFAYAGMQFIFASVLGGLSDKYGRRPIILFSLLGFSLNFMIQALAPTIFWLFVGRLFSGITGASITTASAYIADISTDEDRAKNFGMIGAAFGLGFIIGPVIGGVLGQFGARIPFYAASVLCLVNFLYGWFILPESLDKEHRRPFNWRRANPVGSLMQLRKYPKILGLIAALVFVYIAGHAVQTNWTFFTMYKFNWTETLVGISLGVSGFMAALVQGYLIRFIQPKIGNEKSIFYGLSLYAIGMILFAFASESWMMFAFLIPYGLGGIAGPALQSVISAEVPKSEQGELQGALASLVSLTAIIGPPLMTNIFYYFTHDSAPFIFPGAPFFLGFLLMAISAVIVYFVFREKRVR
- a CDS encoding Sec-independent protein translocase subunit TatA/TatB — translated: MELSIGEMLLIAVAIVVLFGPDKLPQIARDLGQGVRKMRGAMEDVKSEILKETDNPVSEIKREIDKVKQAAKDYNPLSDIENKEALAKRDIPKVNLADNDEHEGPVSR
- a CDS encoding phosphatase PAP2 family protein, with translation MYELIQEDRQAFLYLNNLGSQPFDQFWIMVSATWIWVPLYVIFLYLLYKEYKLRNLVFILIFIALGVTVSDQLAGIFKTGIARFRPCHDPSLEGLVREVKCGGQFGFYSSHASNTFFIATLMSILLRKTRRILPYLLFFWAAMVSYSRIYLGVHFPMDLVMGALMGFFLGGFFATLSLKVIYKRERSKI
- the polA gene encoding DNA polymerase I, with the protein product MSHNNDKRLFLIDAYAMIFRGYYALIRSPRMTSDGKDTSAIFGFTNSLIELIRRERPTHLAVVFDVGQASVRTVDFAEYKANRSETPEAIKIAIPYIHRILEAMHVPILGVEGYEADDVIGTIACKAEKEGYTTFMVTPDKDFAQLVTDKIKIYKPGLKGAEFEILGVEEVKAKYEIEDPKQVIDYLAMMGDSVDNIPGLDGVGEKTAKKFLKEYGSIENLLANTHEIKGKLREKVEASAERGILSKKLATIICDSPIEFHQEQYDLETPDFEKVRIVFEEIEFRRLYENLYRAFAPAIPAAPGIISDEKAEPAVPLGNLGAAARQLDLFASYEDLDQATTTKSNIVENDHLYQYIDSPKAQKILVQNLLTQQAVSFDTETTTLNEMDAELIGMSFSYKKGLAYYIPLSENREEVLSTLEIFRPFFEKKEILKIAHNLKFDYKVLKQYGIQIEGAVFDTMIAHYLLNPDGRHGMDYLAEMYLHYKPVSIETLVGKGKNQGTLRSVSLEEQTNYVAEDADITLQLYHIFGPQLEKENLQDLFYKVEMPLMKVLAKMELEGVSLDRNWLEQESKDLENDLRELEKNIFELSGEEFNMNSPKQLGEVLFEKMQLDPKAKKTKTGQYSTSEDVLQKLSGKHEIIKHILEHRTYQKLKSTYVDALPLQIDKDDHRVHTNFSQTTAATGRLASVNPNLQNIPIRTLRGQQIRGAFVAGEGKKIISADYSQIELRLIAEISNEENMILAFQNGEDIHASTASKLFNVPLEEVTKTQRSQAKTVNFGIIYGQGAFALAEQTGLSRTEAKHMIEAYFETYPQLKKYMAEQVKKAQDLGYVETILHRKRHLKDINSANFVVKAHAERNAVNAPIQGSAADVIKLAMIRIDEKLTEQNLQTKMLLQVHDELLFEAPAEEVETAKSLIKTEMESAFETKVPLLVEVGVGDNWLEAH